The sequence below is a genomic window from Brooklawnia cerclae.
TCGCCGGTGCCGGTGGCCCTGCATCTCGACCACTGCCCCGACCGCCGCGTCATCGACGAGGTGGTGGAGGCGGGCTGGTCGTCCCTGCTGTTCGACGCGTCCGACCGCGAACTCGAGGCCGCGGTCTCGGAGACCTCGGAGGTCGTCCGCCAGGCACATGCGGCCGGGGTGGCGGTCGAGTCCGAGATCGAGAACATCGTGGGCGTCGAGGACGGGGTGGGCTCGGACGAGGCCGTCCACGCCTACAGCGTCAGCCAGTTGGCCGACATCGCCGCCCGGACCGGGACCGATCTACTGGCCCCGCAGCTCGGGACCGCTCACGGCCTGTACACCGCGGCGCCCGTGCTGTTGTTCGGACGCGCCGCCGAGGTGCGCCGGGCGAGCGGGCGGCCCGTCGTCCTGCATGGTGGCACTGGGCTGTCGGACGACGAGTTCCGGCGCTTCGTCCGCGCGGGGGTGTCGAAGATCAACATCTCCACCCAGTGCAAACGCGCCTACCTGCAGGCCGGGCTCGTCCACCTTCGCCAGGCCGAGGTGGACGACCACTGGGACCCGCCGGCCTATCTCGACGCGGTCACCGAGGCCGTCGCGGCGTCCATCGCCCAGTTGCCGCCGGTGTTCGGGTCGGCAGGGCAGGCGATGGATCTGCTGGCGCGAGCGGAAACCCTGGCCCACGCATGAGCGCACTGATCCTCGACTGCGACGGGACGCTCGCCGACACCGAGCGCGACGCACACCTGCCCGCTTTCAACGCGACGTTCGCCGAGCTCGGGCTGGATGTCGTCTGGGGTGTGGAGGAGTACGGCAGGCTCCTGCGGATCGGTGGCGGCAAGGAACGCATGGCCACACTGCTGACCCCCGAGTTCGTCGCGAGGCATCATCTGCCGAGCGATCCCGGGGCACAGCGCGAACTGCTGGCCGACTGGCATCGGCGCAAGACAACGCACTACAGGCGGCTCATCGCCTCGGGCCGCGTCCCACCGCGACCCGGGGTCCGTCGTCTCGTGGCAGAGGCCCGCGAACTGGGCTGGCAGGTGGCCGTGGCGTCCACATCGCAGCCGGCGGCGGTGCGGGCGGTGCTCGACATGGTGTTCGGCCCGGGCTCGGCGAGCGGGTTCGAACTCTTCTGCGGCGACCAGGTGAGCGCCAAGAAACCGGCTCCCGACATCTACCTGCTGGCCCTGGAAGGGCTCGGGGTCGGCCCCGGCGAGGCCGTGGCTGTCGAGGACAGCCGTCAGGGGCTGCAGGCGGCGCAGGCCGCCGGGATACCGACGCTCGTCACCGTCTCCAGCTACACGATCGACGAGGACATGTCGGGCGCGGCCGTGGTCGTGAGCGACCTCGGGGAGCCGGACGCGCCCATGACGGTCATCGCCAACCAGGCGGGTGTGCGTCTGGGACGCTACGTCCGTGCCGCCGACCTGGCCCTACTCACGGGCGGACGGAGGCCGCTGCGCGGCGGGCGGACGTCACATGTGGGTAGTGACGTCGTGGCTCACGCTCCCGCTGGCGATGTCGAACGTGAACCCCAGCCGGATCCGGTCGCCGCGGAACGTGATGCGTGAGAACTCGTAGGGCCCCCGCTCCGCAGAACTGGTGTCCTCCAGCTGCAGGGCGGGGCGCCCGGCGGGCAGACCGAGAAGCGGGGCATCGGCGTCGTCCACCTGCACGCTCTCGAGCTGCTGGCTGACACGGGCGGCCTCCAGGCCGTAATCGCGCGCGAGGATGGTACACAACTGCTCGCCGACGACGTCCCTGTCGATCAGGTCGGGAGCCAGGGCGACCGGCACCCACGAGCGGTGCAGGCTGATCGGATTGCCGTCCGCGCTGCGGACGCGCTCGATCAGCGTCACCTGAGTGCCTGCGTCCACGCCCAGGTGACGCGCGACCCGCCGGCCCGCCGGGACGACCTGCGCCCGCACCAGCTGTGTGGTCGTCTCGAATCCCTGCGCCTCCAACTGGGCACGGATGCCGTGGAAGGCGGGCGACGAGGTCTCGATCTTGGGTGCCGCGACATAGGTTCCTTTGCCGGGGACGCGGACGAGCAGGCCCTCGTCCGCGAGGCCGTTGAGCACTCCGCGTGCTGTCATCCGGCTGATGCCGTAGTCGCGGGCGATCGCGTTCTCGGAGGGAACCATCATCCCGGTGGCCCACTCACCGCTGTCGATGTGACGGCGCAAGATGTCGTCGAGCTGGGCGTAGAGCGGCACGGGTCCGCGCCTGTCGAGGCCTTCGAATGCCGCGGTCATCGAGTCGTAACCCTTTCTTCCCTTGATCGTCCACTGTACCGGGGCCGCGGTCGGGGTGGACGGACCGAGCGGTGTGGCAGGCTGGATTCGTGAGCGCGGACGACCTGCGACCCAATCCCCGTGCGGTGAACTGGGCTGCGACGATGCGAGGGCACGGCGGGGAATTCGTGGCGGCCCATGGTGATTCGTATGCCGGTGTCGCAGCCGGCCCGTCGATCGGCAGGGCGGAGCGGGAGGCTCGCGAGGCCGCGTACCTGCGTCCCGGAGCTACCCTCGCGGTCGGCGCCGGTGACCGGATGCGCCCTGAGGAACCGGACGACGAACGGACCTGCTTCGAGCGCGATCGCGACCGCATCGTCCATTCGGCGGCGTTCCGGAGGCTGGCGGGCAAGACTCAGGTCGTCGTCTATCCGACCGACCACCAGCGAACCCGCCTGACACACGCGCTCGAGGTCGCGCAGGTCGCGACATCCCTGGCCAGGGCCGTGGGCGCCAACGTGTCGCTCGCCGAGGCTATCGCCCTGGGGCACGACTGCGGGCACGGACCGGGCGGACATGCGTCTGAGGAGGCGTTCGACGCTTTCCTGCCCGAGGGCTTCGACCACGGCCCCTGGGGTGCCGACGTCGCCCTGGCCGAGCTCAACCTGTGCCGGGAGACCCTGGACGGCGTCCGCAACCACTCGTGGTCGCGACCGGCGCCGTCGACCGTCGAGGGGGAACTCGTCAGCTGGGCCGATCGCATCGCCTACTGTGCCCACGATCTCGAGGACGCGGTGCACGCTGGCATCGTCCACACCGGAGATCTCCCGGCCGTCGTCCGCGAGCGGCTCGGGACGACCAGGCGCGACCAGCTCCGCGCCCTCATCCATGCCGTCAGCGCCGCGGTGTGCCAGACCGGCCGGGTGGGCATGGACGAGGAGAGCGCCGGGGCACTGGCGGAG
It includes:
- a CDS encoding class II fructose-bisphosphate aldolase; the protein is MRISTLTMVEHAERRGYAVPAVNVFDEFSMRGAVLAAERCSSPLIVQISTKTARSLGVRLVTDLFDAIAGSSPVPVALHLDHCPDRRVIDEVVEAGWSSLLFDASDRELEAAVSETSEVVRQAHAAGVAVESEIENIVGVEDGVGSDEAVHAYSVSQLADIAARTGTDLLAPQLGTAHGLYTAAPVLLFGRAAEVRRASGRPVVLHGGTGLSDDEFRRFVRAGVSKINISTQCKRAYLQAGLVHLRQAEVDDHWDPPAYLDAVTEAVAASIAQLPPVFGSAGQAMDLLARAETLAHA
- a CDS encoding HAD-IA family hydrolase yields the protein MSALILDCDGTLADTERDAHLPAFNATFAELGLDVVWGVEEYGRLLRIGGGKERMATLLTPEFVARHHLPSDPGAQRELLADWHRRKTTHYRRLIASGRVPPRPGVRRLVAEARELGWQVAVASTSQPAAVRAVLDMVFGPGSASGFELFCGDQVSAKKPAPDIYLLALEGLGVGPGEAVAVEDSRQGLQAAQAAGIPTLVTVSSYTIDEDMSGAAVVVSDLGEPDAPMTVIANQAGVRLGRYVRAADLALLTGGRRPLRGGRTSHVGSDVVAHAPAGDVEREPQPDPVAAERDA
- a CDS encoding GntR family transcriptional regulator yields the protein MTAAFEGLDRRGPVPLYAQLDDILRRHIDSGEWATGMMVPSENAIARDYGISRMTARGVLNGLADEGLLVRVPGKGTYVAAPKIETSSPAFHGIRAQLEAQGFETTTQLVRAQVVPAGRRVARHLGVDAGTQVTLIERVRSADGNPISLHRSWVPVALAPDLIDRDVVGEQLCTILARDYGLEAARVSQQLESVQVDDADAPLLGLPAGRPALQLEDTSSAERGPYEFSRITFRGDRIRLGFTFDIASGSVSHDVTTHM
- a CDS encoding HD domain-containing protein — its product is MRGHGGEFVAAHGDSYAGVAAGPSIGRAEREAREAAYLRPGATLAVGAGDRMRPEEPDDERTCFERDRDRIVHSAAFRRLAGKTQVVVYPTDHQRTRLTHALEVAQVATSLARAVGANVSLAEAIALGHDCGHGPGGHASEEAFDAFLPEGFDHGPWGADVALAELNLCRETLDGVRNHSWSRPAPSTVEGELVSWADRIAYCAHDLEDAVHAGIVHTGDLPAVVRERLGTTRRDQLRALIHAVSAAVCQTGRVGMDEESAGALAELRRFNYERIYTRPESLAQSLAVIDVLRDLVGYYIEHPDALPDDFRAGDDLVRQAVTYVAGMTDRFAFDRAEVLLGWAPDRLPRGIGHGA